The Bombus huntii isolate Logan2020A chromosome 6, iyBomHunt1.1, whole genome shotgun sequence genome window below encodes:
- the LOC126866489 gene encoding ras GTPase-activating protein 3 isoform X1 encodes MAEETRLVRVEERLKIKIGEVKNLQSRSHGSPGARDVYCVLSLDQEEIFRTTTMERTLNPFFGEEFQFEVPRKFRYLGIYVYDRDRHLKQDKILGKVAIKREDLATYHNKEHWFPLRLVDADSEVQGKAHLELALQPQIGYAQPKLTVRIIECSELTVKNSGCDPFATVTVNYSNGKQVLKRTKIKKKTISPYFNETFVFEPEITESKEKDISHYPLERGEVGEVVVGLWHASSGMGEQPAFLGEVRVTLKGLQKQPTNTTTAWYFLQPRQVKHRPNKISNSSTSPGAVPGLGSLRLKIHYTADHVFQSAMYDILRNLLLQSVNIQPITSSAVYILGEIVASKMEAAQPLVRVLVHYGQLVSVMRALASHEISKLTDPTTIFRGNTLVSKMMDEGMRLAGLHYLHSTLRPAMEQVFLEKKTCEIDPTRVKDANTIQTNLANLKEYVERVFTAITTSGVRCPPLMCEMFWCLRELAATHFPKNKEVRYSVISGFIFLRFFAPAILGPRLFDITTEQIDSQTNRTLTLISKTIQSLGNLVSCRGGAGSVCKEEYMECVYREFYTERHIQAVKQFLELISTSSNSGIAKQRTSTQQEQPIVLKEGIYFLFMHTADCKKRVMIKRAQGRKRFGRKNFKQRYFRLTTQDLTYSKTKGKEPLCKIPLEEILAVEKLQEDSFKMKNMFQIIQSQRALYVQAGNCVEEKEWIDILTKICRTNSNRLEKYHPSAYINGHWLCCKAVAETALGCSEVSPGMEAGLRMVLDPDRDLQRIHSLIFTNMPRLETLMNACECQAVYGANDMCILPGGGSPIEDVPSCFKTLTALREAAYALQHEHRAYFRRLARDTKYGSKQAPIGDDNYLHLAARAGFESQLTKRAYEIDSLNQHYVETDHCYDSGFSRRIEDQRSYDETFRKRLDSGSIHRRYENENNLVRRYESTTDTIRSIQNDLNTFDHSLNNTFRTDNSEKNVNLENNRILDSSSFLATDGITISNTLSRKFNSYDHTKILKECTITKFKGDKPDISCNSLNEHTN; translated from the exons ATGGCCGAAGAGACGCGCCTAGTTCGCGTTGAAGAAAGACTAAAGATTAAAATCG GTGAGGTGAAAAATTTACAAAGCAGAAGCCATGGATCTCCTGGTGCAAGGGACGTGTATTGTGTATTATCTCTCGATcaagaagaaatatttagaACAACAACAATGGAAAGAACTCTCAA TCCATTTTTTGgagaagaatttcaatttgaagTACCTAGAAAATTTCGTTATCTTGGCATTTATGTTTATGATCGTGATAGACATTTAAAGCAAGATAAAATTTTGGGTAAGGTAGcaataaaaagagaagattTAGCAACGTATCATAATAAGGAACATTGGTTTCCCTTGAGACTAGTTGATGCTGATTCTGAAGTGCAAGGTAAAGCACATTTGGAACTTGCCCTTCAACCTCAAATTGGATACGCTCAACCTAAACTTACAGTAAG GATAATAGAATGTAGTGAATTAACTGTTAAAAATAGTGGTTGTGATCCATTTGCAACTGTTACGGTTAACTATAGTAATGGTAAACAAGTATTAAAACgcacaaaaattaaaaaaaaaacgatatCTCCATACTTTAATGAAACATTTGTTTTTGAG cCAGAAATAACAGAATCCAAAGAGAAGGATATTTCTCATTATCCTCTTGAACGTGGAGAAGTGGGTGAGGTTGTCGTAGGTTTATGGCATGCATCTTCTGGTATGGGAGAGCAACCAGCTTTTCTTGGTGAAGTTAGAGTTACTTTAAAAGGATTACAAAAGCAGCCGACTAATACAACAACTGCATg GTACTTCTTACAACCGCGACAAGTAAAACATCGCccaaataaaatttcgaacaGTTCTACATCACCTGGTGCAGTTCCAGGCTTGGGATCTCTGCGgttaaaaatacattatacAGCAGACCATGTTTTTCAATCAGCGATGTATGATATATTAAGGAATTTGCTGTTACAAAGTGTCAATATTCAACCAATAACATCGTCCGCTGTTTATATTTTGGGAGAAATTGTGGCAAGTAAAATGGAAGCTGCTCAACCATTGGTTAGGGTATTGGTACACTATGGACAATTGGTTTCTGTAATGAGAGCTTTAGCTAGTcatgaaatttctaaattaac tGACCCAACAACAATATTTCGTGGTAATACGTTAGTAAGTAAAATGATGGATGAAGGTATGAGATTAGCAGGTCTTCACTATTTACATAGTACACTTAGACCAGCTATGGAACAAGTATTCTTAGAAAAAAAGACATGCGAAATAGATCCAACAAGAGTAAAGGATGCAAATACAATTCAAACCAATTTAGCGAATTTAAag gAATATGTTGAGAGGGTATTTACTGCTATTACAACATCTGGTGTACGATGTCCACCATTAATGTGCGAAATGTTCTGGTGTTTAAGAGAACTTGCAGCGACACATTTCCCAAAAAATAAGGAAGTAAGATATTCAGTCATCAgtggatttatttttttacgattttttGCACCTGCAATATTGGGTCCAAGATTATTTGATATTACTACTGAACAAATT GATTCTCAAACTAATAGAACGTTAACATTAATTTCTAAAACAATTCAGAGTCTAGGAAACTTAGTAAGTTGTAGAGGTGGAGCTGGTAGCGTTTGTAAAGAAGAATATATGGAATGCGTGTATAG AGAATTTTACACAGAAAGACATATACAAGCAGTTAAGcaatttttagaattaataTCAACTAGTAGCAACAGTGGTATTGCAAAACAACGAACAAGCACTCAGCAAGAACAACCAATCGTATTGAAAGAAGG aatatattttctcTTCATGCATACTGCTGATTGTAAGAAGAG AGTAATGATTAAGAGGGCACAAGGTAGAAAACGATTTGGTcggaaaaattttaaacaaagaTACTTTAGGCTTACTACACAGGATCTAACCTATTCAAAAACGAAAG GTAAAGAACCTTTATGTAAAATACCACTTGAAGAAATATTAGCTGTTGAAAAACTTCAAGAAGATTCTTTTAAGATGAAAAACATGTTTCAAATTATTCAATCACAAAGGGCATTATATGTTCAAGCAGGAAATTGcgtagaagaaaaagaatggattgatattttaacaaaaatttgtcgtaCAAACAGCAATcgattagaaaaatatcatcCAAGTGCATATATTAATGGTCATTGGCTTTG TTGTAAAGCAGTAGCAGAAACTGCTCTAGGATGCAGCGAAGTATCACCAGGAATGGAAGCTGGATTGCGTATGGTTCTAGATCCAGATAGAGATTTGCAGCGAATACATTCTTTAATATTTACGAATATGCCGCGACTTGAAACTTTAATGAATGCGTGTGAATGTCAAGCTGTTTATGGGGCTAATGACATGTGTATTTTACCAGGAGGTGGGTCTCCTATAGAAGATGTGCCCTCTTGTTTTAAAACTTTAACTGCATTAAGAGAAGCTGCATATGCTTTACAGCACGAGCATAGAGCCTACTTTAGAAGATTGGCGCGCGATACTAAATATGGAAGCAA GCAAGCTCCAATTGGTGATGATAATTACCTTCATTTAGCTGCTAGAGCTGGATTTGAAAGTCAATTAACAAAACGTGCTTATGAAATAGACAGTTTAAATCAACACTATGTAGAAACAGATCACTGCTATGACAGCGGATTTTCCAGACGAATAGAGGATCAACGATCATACGATGAAACATTTAGAAAACGTCTAGATTCTGGCTCGATACATCGTAGGTATGagaacgaaaataatttagtACGACGATATGAAAGCACTACTGATACTATTAGAAGTATCCAAAATGATCTCAACACATTTGATCATAgtttaaataatacatttagGACAGATAATTctgaaaaaaatgtaaatttagaAAACAATAGAATTTTAGATAGTTCCAGTTTTTTAGCAACAGATGGAATTACTATTTCTAATACATTATCAAGAAAGTTTAATAGCTATGACCATACCAAAATATTAAAGGAATGCACAATAACAAAGTTCAAAGGTGACAAACCTGATATATCTTGTAATTCTTTGAATGAGC
- the LOC126866489 gene encoding ras GTPase-activating protein 3 isoform X2, with translation MAEETRLVRVEERLKIKIGEVKNLQSRSHGSPGARDVYCVLSLDQEEIFRTTTMERTLNPFFGEEFQFEVPRKFRYLGIYVYDRDRHLKQDKILGKVAIKREDLATYHNKEHWFPLRLVDADSEVQGKAHLELALQPQIGYAQPKLTVRIIECSELTVKNSGCDPFATVTVNYSNGKQVLKRTKIKKKTISPYFNETFVFEPEITESKEKDISHYPLERGEVGEVVVGLWHASSGMGEQPAFLGEVRVTLKGLQKQPTNTTTAWYFLQPRQVKHRPNKISNSSTSPGAVPGLGSLRLKIHYTADHVFQSAMYDILRNLLLQSVNIQPITSSAVYILGEIVASKMEAAQPLVRVLVHYGQLVSVMRALASHEISKLTDPTTIFRGNTLVSKMMDEGMRLAGLHYLHSTLRPAMEQVFLEKKTCEIDPTRVKDANTIQTNLANLKEYVERVFTAITTSGVRCPPLMCEMFWCLRELAATHFPKNKEVRYSVISGFIFLRFFAPAILGPRLFDITTEQIDSQTNRTLTLISKTIQSLGNLVSCRGGAGSVCKEEYMECVYREFYTERHIQAVKQFLELISTSSNSGIAKQRTSTQQEQPIVLKEGVMIKRAQGRKRFGRKNFKQRYFRLTTQDLTYSKTKGKEPLCKIPLEEILAVEKLQEDSFKMKNMFQIIQSQRALYVQAGNCVEEKEWIDILTKICRTNSNRLEKYHPSAYINGHWLCCKAVAETALGCSEVSPGMEAGLRMVLDPDRDLQRIHSLIFTNMPRLETLMNACECQAVYGANDMCILPGGGSPIEDVPSCFKTLTALREAAYALQHEHRAYFRRLARDTKYGSKQAPIGDDNYLHLAARAGFESQLTKRAYEIDSLNQHYVETDHCYDSGFSRRIEDQRSYDETFRKRLDSGSIHRRYENENNLVRRYESTTDTIRSIQNDLNTFDHSLNNTFRTDNSEKNVNLENNRILDSSSFLATDGITISNTLSRKFNSYDHTKILKECTITKFKGDKPDISCNSLNEHTN, from the exons ATGGCCGAAGAGACGCGCCTAGTTCGCGTTGAAGAAAGACTAAAGATTAAAATCG GTGAGGTGAAAAATTTACAAAGCAGAAGCCATGGATCTCCTGGTGCAAGGGACGTGTATTGTGTATTATCTCTCGATcaagaagaaatatttagaACAACAACAATGGAAAGAACTCTCAA TCCATTTTTTGgagaagaatttcaatttgaagTACCTAGAAAATTTCGTTATCTTGGCATTTATGTTTATGATCGTGATAGACATTTAAAGCAAGATAAAATTTTGGGTAAGGTAGcaataaaaagagaagattTAGCAACGTATCATAATAAGGAACATTGGTTTCCCTTGAGACTAGTTGATGCTGATTCTGAAGTGCAAGGTAAAGCACATTTGGAACTTGCCCTTCAACCTCAAATTGGATACGCTCAACCTAAACTTACAGTAAG GATAATAGAATGTAGTGAATTAACTGTTAAAAATAGTGGTTGTGATCCATTTGCAACTGTTACGGTTAACTATAGTAATGGTAAACAAGTATTAAAACgcacaaaaattaaaaaaaaaacgatatCTCCATACTTTAATGAAACATTTGTTTTTGAG cCAGAAATAACAGAATCCAAAGAGAAGGATATTTCTCATTATCCTCTTGAACGTGGAGAAGTGGGTGAGGTTGTCGTAGGTTTATGGCATGCATCTTCTGGTATGGGAGAGCAACCAGCTTTTCTTGGTGAAGTTAGAGTTACTTTAAAAGGATTACAAAAGCAGCCGACTAATACAACAACTGCATg GTACTTCTTACAACCGCGACAAGTAAAACATCGCccaaataaaatttcgaacaGTTCTACATCACCTGGTGCAGTTCCAGGCTTGGGATCTCTGCGgttaaaaatacattatacAGCAGACCATGTTTTTCAATCAGCGATGTATGATATATTAAGGAATTTGCTGTTACAAAGTGTCAATATTCAACCAATAACATCGTCCGCTGTTTATATTTTGGGAGAAATTGTGGCAAGTAAAATGGAAGCTGCTCAACCATTGGTTAGGGTATTGGTACACTATGGACAATTGGTTTCTGTAATGAGAGCTTTAGCTAGTcatgaaatttctaaattaac tGACCCAACAACAATATTTCGTGGTAATACGTTAGTAAGTAAAATGATGGATGAAGGTATGAGATTAGCAGGTCTTCACTATTTACATAGTACACTTAGACCAGCTATGGAACAAGTATTCTTAGAAAAAAAGACATGCGAAATAGATCCAACAAGAGTAAAGGATGCAAATACAATTCAAACCAATTTAGCGAATTTAAag gAATATGTTGAGAGGGTATTTACTGCTATTACAACATCTGGTGTACGATGTCCACCATTAATGTGCGAAATGTTCTGGTGTTTAAGAGAACTTGCAGCGACACATTTCCCAAAAAATAAGGAAGTAAGATATTCAGTCATCAgtggatttatttttttacgattttttGCACCTGCAATATTGGGTCCAAGATTATTTGATATTACTACTGAACAAATT GATTCTCAAACTAATAGAACGTTAACATTAATTTCTAAAACAATTCAGAGTCTAGGAAACTTAGTAAGTTGTAGAGGTGGAGCTGGTAGCGTTTGTAAAGAAGAATATATGGAATGCGTGTATAG AGAATTTTACACAGAAAGACATATACAAGCAGTTAAGcaatttttagaattaataTCAACTAGTAGCAACAGTGGTATTGCAAAACAACGAACAAGCACTCAGCAAGAACAACCAATCGTATTGAAAGAAGG AGTAATGATTAAGAGGGCACAAGGTAGAAAACGATTTGGTcggaaaaattttaaacaaagaTACTTTAGGCTTACTACACAGGATCTAACCTATTCAAAAACGAAAG GTAAAGAACCTTTATGTAAAATACCACTTGAAGAAATATTAGCTGTTGAAAAACTTCAAGAAGATTCTTTTAAGATGAAAAACATGTTTCAAATTATTCAATCACAAAGGGCATTATATGTTCAAGCAGGAAATTGcgtagaagaaaaagaatggattgatattttaacaaaaatttgtcgtaCAAACAGCAATcgattagaaaaatatcatcCAAGTGCATATATTAATGGTCATTGGCTTTG TTGTAAAGCAGTAGCAGAAACTGCTCTAGGATGCAGCGAAGTATCACCAGGAATGGAAGCTGGATTGCGTATGGTTCTAGATCCAGATAGAGATTTGCAGCGAATACATTCTTTAATATTTACGAATATGCCGCGACTTGAAACTTTAATGAATGCGTGTGAATGTCAAGCTGTTTATGGGGCTAATGACATGTGTATTTTACCAGGAGGTGGGTCTCCTATAGAAGATGTGCCCTCTTGTTTTAAAACTTTAACTGCATTAAGAGAAGCTGCATATGCTTTACAGCACGAGCATAGAGCCTACTTTAGAAGATTGGCGCGCGATACTAAATATGGAAGCAA GCAAGCTCCAATTGGTGATGATAATTACCTTCATTTAGCTGCTAGAGCTGGATTTGAAAGTCAATTAACAAAACGTGCTTATGAAATAGACAGTTTAAATCAACACTATGTAGAAACAGATCACTGCTATGACAGCGGATTTTCCAGACGAATAGAGGATCAACGATCATACGATGAAACATTTAGAAAACGTCTAGATTCTGGCTCGATACATCGTAGGTATGagaacgaaaataatttagtACGACGATATGAAAGCACTACTGATACTATTAGAAGTATCCAAAATGATCTCAACACATTTGATCATAgtttaaataatacatttagGACAGATAATTctgaaaaaaatgtaaatttagaAAACAATAGAATTTTAGATAGTTCCAGTTTTTTAGCAACAGATGGAATTACTATTTCTAATACATTATCAAGAAAGTTTAATAGCTATGACCATACCAAAATATTAAAGGAATGCACAATAACAAAGTTCAAAGGTGACAAACCTGATATATCTTGTAATTCTTTGAATGAGC
- the LOC126866489 gene encoding GTPase-activating protein isoform X5, which yields MAEETRLVRVEERLKIKIGEVKNLQSRSHGSPGARDVYCVLSLDQEEIFRTTTMERTLNPFFGEEFQFEVPRKFRYLGIYVYDRDRHLKQDKILGKVAIKREDLATYHNKEHWFPLRLVDADSEVQGKAHLELALQPQIGYAQPKLTVRIIECSELTVKNSGCDPFATVTVNYSNGKQVLKRTKIKKKTISPYFNETFVFEPEITESKEKDISHYPLERGEVGEVVVGLWHASSGMGEQPAFLGEVRVTLKGLQKQPTNTTTAWYFLQPRQVKHRPNKISNSSTSPGAVPGLGSLRLKIHYTADHVFQSAMYDILRNLLLQSVNIQPITSSAVYILGEIVASKMEAAQPLVRVLVHYGQLVSVMRALASHEISKLTDPTTIFRGNTLVSKMMDEGMRLAGLHYLHSTLRPAMEQVFLEKKTCEIDPTRVKDANTIQTNLANLKEYVERVFTAITTSGVRCPPLMCEMFWCLRELAATHFPKNKEVRYSVISGFIFLRFFAPAILGPRLFDITTEQIDSQTNRTLTLISKTIQSLGNLVSCRGGAGSVCKEEYMECVYREFYTERHIQAVKQFLELISTSSNSGIAKQRTSTQQEQPIVLKEGIYFLFMHTADCKKRVMIKRAQGRKRFGRKNFKQRYFRLTTQDLTYSKTKGNCVEEKEWIDILTKICRTNSNRLEKYHPSAYINGHWLCCKAVAETALGCSEVSPGMEAGLRMVLDPDRDLQRIHSLIFTNMPRLETLMNACECQAVYGANDMCILPGGGSPIEDVPSCFKTLTALREAAYALQHEHRAYFRRLARDTKYGSKQAPIGDDNYLHLAARAGFESQLTKRAYEIDSLNQHYVETDHCYDSGFSRRIEDQRSYDETFRKRLDSGSIHRRYENENNLVRRYESTTDTIRSIQNDLNTFDHSLNNTFRTDNSEKNVNLENNRILDSSSFLATDGITISNTLSRKFNSYDHTKILKECTITKFKGDKPDISCNSLNEHTN from the exons ATGGCCGAAGAGACGCGCCTAGTTCGCGTTGAAGAAAGACTAAAGATTAAAATCG GTGAGGTGAAAAATTTACAAAGCAGAAGCCATGGATCTCCTGGTGCAAGGGACGTGTATTGTGTATTATCTCTCGATcaagaagaaatatttagaACAACAACAATGGAAAGAACTCTCAA TCCATTTTTTGgagaagaatttcaatttgaagTACCTAGAAAATTTCGTTATCTTGGCATTTATGTTTATGATCGTGATAGACATTTAAAGCAAGATAAAATTTTGGGTAAGGTAGcaataaaaagagaagattTAGCAACGTATCATAATAAGGAACATTGGTTTCCCTTGAGACTAGTTGATGCTGATTCTGAAGTGCAAGGTAAAGCACATTTGGAACTTGCCCTTCAACCTCAAATTGGATACGCTCAACCTAAACTTACAGTAAG GATAATAGAATGTAGTGAATTAACTGTTAAAAATAGTGGTTGTGATCCATTTGCAACTGTTACGGTTAACTATAGTAATGGTAAACAAGTATTAAAACgcacaaaaattaaaaaaaaaacgatatCTCCATACTTTAATGAAACATTTGTTTTTGAG cCAGAAATAACAGAATCCAAAGAGAAGGATATTTCTCATTATCCTCTTGAACGTGGAGAAGTGGGTGAGGTTGTCGTAGGTTTATGGCATGCATCTTCTGGTATGGGAGAGCAACCAGCTTTTCTTGGTGAAGTTAGAGTTACTTTAAAAGGATTACAAAAGCAGCCGACTAATACAACAACTGCATg GTACTTCTTACAACCGCGACAAGTAAAACATCGCccaaataaaatttcgaacaGTTCTACATCACCTGGTGCAGTTCCAGGCTTGGGATCTCTGCGgttaaaaatacattatacAGCAGACCATGTTTTTCAATCAGCGATGTATGATATATTAAGGAATTTGCTGTTACAAAGTGTCAATATTCAACCAATAACATCGTCCGCTGTTTATATTTTGGGAGAAATTGTGGCAAGTAAAATGGAAGCTGCTCAACCATTGGTTAGGGTATTGGTACACTATGGACAATTGGTTTCTGTAATGAGAGCTTTAGCTAGTcatgaaatttctaaattaac tGACCCAACAACAATATTTCGTGGTAATACGTTAGTAAGTAAAATGATGGATGAAGGTATGAGATTAGCAGGTCTTCACTATTTACATAGTACACTTAGACCAGCTATGGAACAAGTATTCTTAGAAAAAAAGACATGCGAAATAGATCCAACAAGAGTAAAGGATGCAAATACAATTCAAACCAATTTAGCGAATTTAAag gAATATGTTGAGAGGGTATTTACTGCTATTACAACATCTGGTGTACGATGTCCACCATTAATGTGCGAAATGTTCTGGTGTTTAAGAGAACTTGCAGCGACACATTTCCCAAAAAATAAGGAAGTAAGATATTCAGTCATCAgtggatttatttttttacgattttttGCACCTGCAATATTGGGTCCAAGATTATTTGATATTACTACTGAACAAATT GATTCTCAAACTAATAGAACGTTAACATTAATTTCTAAAACAATTCAGAGTCTAGGAAACTTAGTAAGTTGTAGAGGTGGAGCTGGTAGCGTTTGTAAAGAAGAATATATGGAATGCGTGTATAG AGAATTTTACACAGAAAGACATATACAAGCAGTTAAGcaatttttagaattaataTCAACTAGTAGCAACAGTGGTATTGCAAAACAACGAACAAGCACTCAGCAAGAACAACCAATCGTATTGAAAGAAGG aatatattttctcTTCATGCATACTGCTGATTGTAAGAAGAG AGTAATGATTAAGAGGGCACAAGGTAGAAAACGATTTGGTcggaaaaattttaaacaaagaTACTTTAGGCTTACTACACAGGATCTAACCTATTCAAAAACGAAAG GAAATTGcgtagaagaaaaagaatggattgatattttaacaaaaatttgtcgtaCAAACAGCAATcgattagaaaaatatcatcCAAGTGCATATATTAATGGTCATTGGCTTTG TTGTAAAGCAGTAGCAGAAACTGCTCTAGGATGCAGCGAAGTATCACCAGGAATGGAAGCTGGATTGCGTATGGTTCTAGATCCAGATAGAGATTTGCAGCGAATACATTCTTTAATATTTACGAATATGCCGCGACTTGAAACTTTAATGAATGCGTGTGAATGTCAAGCTGTTTATGGGGCTAATGACATGTGTATTTTACCAGGAGGTGGGTCTCCTATAGAAGATGTGCCCTCTTGTTTTAAAACTTTAACTGCATTAAGAGAAGCTGCATATGCTTTACAGCACGAGCATAGAGCCTACTTTAGAAGATTGGCGCGCGATACTAAATATGGAAGCAA GCAAGCTCCAATTGGTGATGATAATTACCTTCATTTAGCTGCTAGAGCTGGATTTGAAAGTCAATTAACAAAACGTGCTTATGAAATAGACAGTTTAAATCAACACTATGTAGAAACAGATCACTGCTATGACAGCGGATTTTCCAGACGAATAGAGGATCAACGATCATACGATGAAACATTTAGAAAACGTCTAGATTCTGGCTCGATACATCGTAGGTATGagaacgaaaataatttagtACGACGATATGAAAGCACTACTGATACTATTAGAAGTATCCAAAATGATCTCAACACATTTGATCATAgtttaaataatacatttagGACAGATAATTctgaaaaaaatgtaaatttagaAAACAATAGAATTTTAGATAGTTCCAGTTTTTTAGCAACAGATGGAATTACTATTTCTAATACATTATCAAGAAAGTTTAATAGCTATGACCATACCAAAATATTAAAGGAATGCACAATAACAAAGTTCAAAGGTGACAAACCTGATATATCTTGTAATTCTTTGAATGAGC